The sequence CAAACCATGCCTCTGGTGCAGATCTAGATCTGTCCAGAGCAAGGCATCACACTGTAGGCCAGTGGCAGCCCTGGCTAGCAACATGTGTAAAAGTCCGCTAAAAGAATACCATGATTATAACTAACTTATCTCTACTAGCTTTATTCTTAAAGACAGACTCACAGATAGGTAGACAGTCACTTCCTCCTCAAATGAAGTCCCTGCAAACTAGCATTTGGTTTTCCAAACCCGGACCCTGACTTTATACATAATGAAGCTAATATAAGGTAATATGTTAAGGCAGAGACTTTTGGGAACCATAAGGAATTTTTCAAGTCTAAGTCCACTGTCTTTAACTTGTGGTTCATGAACCAACCACAGTGAAATCCAAAGGTTAAAGCTGAGACACAAAAGTTTCCAAAATACTTTAACTATGCActcttttctcaattttatttttgtctgcagGCCTTTCTTGCAGATGAAGCCACTGAAAGTTCTCATaaccattattttcatttccaactTAAATAATAACTATTTCTGAGCTCTgataaaatgatcatttttctttgtatatttcccAACTAGGGCCttaaaaattctgtaaataaACTGACAGCAAACATTTAAATTAGCCCAGTGCTTTTCGTTTTCTTTTGCACActctttcctcaaaaaaaaaaaaaaaaaaaagagattaaaagaaagtaaactaTCACAGACTATGAAGCAGTGAACATGGAGTTACAATGCATGGTTACATTTGTACAGTGAAGAATTATGGGCCATGTGCTTCTTCACTGGGGAGTTGACCTCTAGACTCTTGAGTCCAACTAGAAGGAATCCAAGAATGCGCTTTCCAGGAGAGCTCAAGTACTCAGGGATGTCCATGTGTGAAAAACTACACAGCGAAAATTCCTTAGGAACATAAACACGACCATGGAAAAGATGAGAGATCTAGGAGGGAGTGGAAGCATTCTGTACTAGCTCAGCTTTACAgtccttatttattattaaggTTACAATGTATATTTTGTAGGCAAATTTTATTGCACTAATTAACTCATTAACAACCTCTAGAGAGAAGCCAGACTTCTCTGCAGGCTGGTTTGCTGAATTTTAATGAcccagataaagagaaaaatgagcgTTCTAGGTTCAGTGAAAGCCCTGGGACTCTACAAACAGCTCTGATTTACTTAGTGTATCGTATCATAGAGAAGTGTGAATTGTGAATTAAAACAGAGAAGAATTCCTCAATACGTATACAACACAATAGGTTTGGCTAATTTAAATAAGCAATGCTTATGGCATTTATGGCATtttaatttaacagaaaaaatcagctttgattttcttcccCTGCCTCTTCTGAATTGGAGCAGGAGCCAGTTTATTCCAGAGTCCACACTAGCCAAGCAGGCTAGGGTTTCTAAGTGAGAAGAATAAGGTGAAGAGTGAGAAGGACTTGGATGTAGCTCAGCCTGCAAGGCATAACCATTTAATTGACAGTACTGATGTGATTTGTGATATTCTGAATGATATCTGATGTGGTACCCTGACCTCCGATGTCTGGAGTATGGACATCTTTGTTCTCCATGGACGCCAAGACTGCATTGCGAATGGAGGTGGCATAGGAGTGGAGCTTGAGCTAATCCAGCAAAATGCAGCTTGCCAGAAGCATGGCAGTAGGGTTGGCCATATTCTTATTGGCTAAATTCTTGCCTGATTGCCTTGAGGCTGTTTCAAACACTGCGTACGTATGGCCATAGTTTGCACCAGGCACGAGGCCTGCTCCCCCAACCAACCCTGTGCAGATGTTGTTGACTATGTTGCCATAAAGATTGGGCATCACCATTACATCAAATTGCTGGGGCTGAGATACCAGCTGCATGGTGGTGTTATCCACAATCATGCCTTCGAAAGTGAGCTGAGGATAGCGGGAGGCCACCTCTCTGCAACACTGTAGAAAGAGACCATCTCCCAGTTTCATGATGTTGGCCTTGTGCACAACCGTCACTCTCTTGCGTCCCATCTCCTGGGCCAATTGGAAGGCATATTCAGCAATGCGCAAAGACCTGGCCTTGGTAATGATCTTCAGGCTCTCGATCACTCCTTTCACACTCTCATGCTCCAGGTTGCTGTATTCACCCTCTGTGTTTTCCCGAACAACTAAGATGTCAACATCCTTGTGCCTTGTCTCCACTCCTGGCAGACTCTTAAAATGGATCACGTTTGGCATAGAGATCCAGCGTGGTGCGAAACATATTGTTGCGGGATTTGTGAGACGGTGGCAGGTTGTGGTCAGTTTCAATGTTGCCCTTCAAGGCCACGCAGTTTCGACGGACTGCCATGATGGCATTGTGAACGTCCTCTTCACCAGAAGTGGAGTTAACTATCACCTCCTCGAAGTCCACAGGCACACGTGCATGTCTGAACACAGTCTTAACATGCAGCATAAGTTCAGGCCCAATGCCATCCCCAGGAATCATAGTCACAGTGTGTCGCCCACCATACTTGGCTGATGAAGGAATACCGTGTTTAAAAGAGAAGCTCCTCAGTGAGGTCTCATGGCCAAATAAAATCTCCCAAGAATGGCAGAGAGGAGAAGGTCGCAACATGGCCTTCACAAAGCAACTGGCAGCTGTCAGCATCTTCAGCGCCATGATCATTAAGGAGAGGTTAACTTATGTAAAAATACACAATCTTCCTCTTGTTTTAAATTGGCTTCTCCTAGCGGAATTCTAGGTCCATAATTCTTGTGTAGGTCACAACTGTCTCTCCTGCTTGGTATTCTATTCTGACATTCTACTGCAGTGAGAGAGATGTGAAGTATCATATAGAAAGCATATTTATTCAACGTGCTAACCTCTGCatgatatactttaaaaaaaataggctatATCAGGCCTTCTGTAATATCATACAGAAGTTttgggttcacagcaaaactgaatgGCAGGTTCAGAGATTTCACAGAGAGCACCTACATCCCATTAAATTCCCTCCCACTATCAAAATACTGcaccagagtggcacatttgttacaaccgatgaacctacattgacacaacATTtttacccaaagtccatagtttaaaTTAAAGTTCACTCCTAGTGTAATAATttctgagtttggacaaatgtataaggaGGTGTGTGTATCTACCACTATTGCATCATACTGTAGACTTTCAAAGCCCTAAAAATTCTGCTCTGCTTTGCTTACTTATCACTGCCTCCccctagcccctggtaaccactgatcttttaagtgtctccatagttttgcattACCCCAGGAtgtcatataattgaaatcaCATTGTATGTAACATTTGCAGATTGGCTCCATGgatttagtaatatgtatttaaggttaCCTCGTCTTTTCATGGActgatatttcatttctttttagcacagaataatattcaattttctggatgtaccagtttgtatatccacctactgaaggacatcttggttgtttccaaattttgataattatgaataaagctgctataattttggtaattataaatatgtgcaggttttgtgtggacataagttttcaacttacttgagtaaatataaataacaaggACTTCTGTATCCTATTGTAAAAGTATGATTAGTTTTGCTAGAAACTGATCAACTGTcctccaaagtggttgtactattttgcatttccaccagcaattaATGAAATTCCCATCGTTCTACATCCTTGTCAGAATTTTtcgtcagtgttccagattttaaTCATTCTAATAGGCACCTAGGGATAGTTcattgtcttaatttgcatttccctaatgagatATAATGtaaagtatcttttcatatgcttatttaccatATTCTCTGATGTGTTATTTTTCAAggttttggcccatttttttaattgcgtttttgttttcttattgta is a genomic window of Acinonyx jubatus isolate Ajub_Pintada_27869175 chromosome D1, VMU_Ajub_asm_v1.0, whole genome shotgun sequence containing:
- the LOC106978422 gene encoding LOW QUALITY PROTEIN: isocitrate dehydrogenase [NAD] subunit gamma, mitochondrial-like (The sequence of the model RefSeq protein was modified relative to this genomic sequence to represent the inferred CDS: deleted 1 base in 1 codon; substituted 1 base at 1 genomic stop codon), which encodes MIMALKMLTAASCFVKAMLRPSPLCHSWEILFGHETSLRSFSFKHGIPSSAKYGGRHTVTMIPGDGIGPELMLHVKTVFRHARVPVDFEEVIVNSTSGEEDVHNAIMAVRRNCVALKGNIETDHNLPPSHKSRNNMFRTTLDLYANVIHFKSLPGVETRHKDVDILVVRENTEGEYSNLEHESVKGVIESLKIITKARSLRIAEYAFQLAQEMGRKRVTVVHKANIMKLGDGLFLQCCREVASRYPQLTFEGMIVDNTTMQLVSQPQQFDVMVMPNLYGNIVNNICTGLVGGAGLVPGANYGHTYAVFETASRQSGKNLANKNMANPTAMLLASCILLDXLKLHSYATSIRNAVLASMENKDVHTPDIGGQGTTSDIIQNITNHISTVN